In one Tripterygium wilfordii isolate XIE 37 chromosome 22, ASM1340144v1, whole genome shotgun sequence genomic region, the following are encoded:
- the LOC119992272 gene encoding protein PHYLLO, chloroplastic isoform X1: protein MESHTLLRTSFLSFASQRPQFRTTKFLHHPKSRSNIAFFNRKAFTPFRLPRPERNANSKVLDALRFEGPMIGVEELSDIEDCDLVVETCITRTLPPALTLERGLESIREVVEKLKQDPPCSSSGIFRFQVAVPPSPKALNWFCCQPESSGVFPCFFLSKETENPTSKSLYLNRTRGAFGIGAAICFSHSCSGKHQLNKRYLLNDSTFLTSYGLMGIDFDTELSSVKLEAGSFYFFVPQIELDEHEDVSILAATLAWNDSLFWTFGLALDSCESSLFQATSHLWPTTERCHTICLKSALSKLTVVEDKTVSMVYMNALLLGRSNFGADPVDLREAPSSCQFCLRLSQSIGIASNMLDHASKMDYLTHNLTNINAVWASLIIEEFSRLGLTYFCVAPGSRSSPLAIAASEHPLTTCVSCFDERSLAFHAVGYARGSHTPAVIITSSGTAVSNLLPAVVEASQDFVPLLLLTADRPPELHNAGANQAINQVNHFGSFVRFFSSLPAPNDQIPARMVLTTLDSAVHLATSSPYGPVHINCPFREPLDSSPKKWMLSSLKGLDMWMASAEPFTRYIPVLHSHAWKDTCGQMAEVIKIIKEANNGLLLIGAIHSEDEIWTALLLAKHLSLPVVADILSGLRLRKLLSSFPKSEQEFLFVDHLDHALLSDSVKDWVDVDVIVQIGSRITSKRVSQKLEECFPCYYIVVDEHPCRHDPSHVVTHRIQSTVVQFADILLKAQFSFGGSISGTYLQELNMTVAKEISFNIRVDCSLTEPHIAQLISKALSPDSALFIGNSMAIRDADMYGCNSVNHAPNVADWILSSEVPCHMIRVAGNRGASGIDGLLSTAVGFAVGCNKRVLCVIGDVSFLHDTNGLAILKQRTMRKPMTIIVINNHGGAIFSFLPIADRTEQRTLDQYFYTSHNISIHNLCLAHGVNHQRVNTKIELQDALLSPQNEDVDRVIEVESSIGANATFHSTLRSFACQAANHALSVLSRLSFPDTIPYESFTCKIHRMKYSLYRIQLRAPPTFSSMNYENPETYREGFILSLFLEDGSVGYGEVAPLDLSQEILLDIEDQLRFLLHIIAGARISYCLPMLKGSFSAWIWSALGIQPCSLFPSVRCGLEMAILNAIASRKGSGLLNILYPHVEKEVGINERSSSVQICALVDSNGTPAEVAYIARTLVEEGFTAIKLKVARRADPIQDAAVIRQVRDAVGQKIVLRVDANQNWTYEEAIQFGCLVKNCDLQYIEEPVQNENDIIKYCEETGLPVALDESIDNLKGNPLNMLMNYTHPGIVAVVIKPSVVGGFENTTLIAQWAQRLGKMAVVSSAFESSLGLSACILLSCYLDLQNADICRVLNRELVPSGAQGLGTYKWLKDDVTTDPLRICRNLCSGSVGASVADAAQLLLNFQINDNIIQRSFTGEQVRRYMLTLDSKKCFSSIKVQEVGQRTNENVIVFLHGFLGTGDEWIPIMKAISGSARCISLDLPGHGGSKMQNLDGKKDALEQDLSIKAVADVICNLIQQFTSGKVTLVGYSMGARISLYIAQRFADKVKGAVIISGSPGLKDAVARKMRMARDDSRAYTLVAHGLQLFVDSWYTGEMWKSLRSHPRFDQVIASRLLHDDVHILAKLLSDLSVGRQPPLWEDLKQCRTPLLFIVGERDEKFKKIAKEMCDEIGTTNMIYETVEIPDCGHAVHLENPLPVIRALRHFITKLKNAN, encoded by the exons TCCAAG GTTCTGGATGCTCTGCGATTTGAAGGTCCGATGATCGGTGTTGAGGAATTATCGGACATTGAAGATTGTGATCTCGTGGTGGAGACCTGCATTACGCGGACATTGCCTCCTGCTTTGACACTGGAGCGCGGACTCGAGAGTATCAGGGAGGTCGTCGAGAAGTTGAAGCAGGATCCTCCGTGTTCAAGTAGTGGCATCTTCAGATTTCAG GTTGCTGTGCCACCCAGTCCAAAAGCTTTAAATTGGTTTTGCTGCCAACCAGAGTCATCAGGAGTCTTTCCTTGCTTTTTCCTTTCTAAGGAGACAGAGAACCCAACAAGCAAGTCTCTGTATTTGAATAGAACTCGTGGAGCTTTTGGAATTGGAGCTGCAATTTGCTTCTCCCATTCTTGTTCAGGAAAACATCAACTGAACAAAAG ATATCTCTTAAATGATTCAACCTTTCTCACAAGTTATGGTTTAATGGGTATTGATTTCGATACAGAGTTGTCTTCTGTAAAGCTTGAGGCTGgttctttttacttttttgttccTCAG ATAGAGTTAGATGAGCATGAGGATGTCTCTATTTTAGCAGCAACCTTGGCATGGAACGACTCCCTTTTTTGGACGTTTGGGCTGGCCCTTGATTCTTGTGAGTCTTCGCTGTTTCAG gCGACGTCTCATTTGTGGCCCACTACAGAGAGATGCCACACCATATGCCTAAAATCTGCTCTTAGCAAGCTCACTGTTGTGGAGGATAAAACTGTTTCAATG GTATACATGAATGCTCTCTTGTTGGGCCGAAGTAATTTTGGAGCCGACCCTGTGGATCTG AGAGAAGCTCCATCTTCCTGTCAGTTCTGTTTGCGGCTTTCCCAGAGCATTGGCATTGCCAGTAACATG TTGGATCATGCCAGTAAAATGGATTACTTGACTCACAACCTTACAAACATCAATGCTGTTTGGGCATCACTAATTATTGAAGAATTCTCTCGACTTGGTTTAACG TATTTCTGTGTGGCTCCAGGATCGAGATCATCTCCTCTTGCCATTGCTGCTTCGGAGCATCCCTTAACAACATGTGTTAGTTGCTTTGATGAGCGGTCCCTTGCATTTCATGCTGTTGGTTATGCAAGAGGATCTCATACACCTGCAGTTATCATAACATCATCCGGCACCGCAGTTTCGAATCTTCTTCCGGCC GTTGTGGAGGCCAGTCAGGATTTTGTACCACTTCTATTACTCACAGCTGATCGTCCTCCAGAGCTACACAATGCTGGAGCGAACCAAGCAATTAATCAG GTAAACCATTTTGGTTCATTTGTAAGATTCTTCAGCAGTCTTCCGGCTCCCAATGATCAAATTCCTGCACGGATGGTGCTTACCACGCTTGATTCTGCTGTACATTTGGCTACCTCTTCTCCATATGGACCAGTTCATATTAATTGTCCATTTAGGGAGCCTCTGGATAGTAGTCCAAAGAAATGGATGCTGAGCTCTTTGAAGGGATTGGATATGTGGATGGCCAGTGCTGAGCCATTTACTAGGTATATTCCAGTGCTACATTCTCATGCATGGAAGGATACTTGTGGCCAAATGGCAGAggttataaaaataattaaagaggCAAACAATGGGCTTCTACTCATTGGCGCAATCCATTCAGAGGATGAAATTTGGACAGCACTTCTCTTGGCTAAGCACCTTTCGTTGCCAGTTGTAGCTGACATCTTGTCTGGTTTAAGGTTGAGAAAGCTTTTGTCGTCTTTTCCCAAAAGTGAGCAGGAGTTTTTATTTGTTGATCATCTAGATCATGCTCTGCTCTCAGATTCTGTCAAGGATTGGGTAGATGTTGATGTAATCGTTCAG ATTGGGAGTCGGATAACAAGCAAGCGTGTTTCTCAGAAGCTGGAAGAGTGCTTTCCTTGCTATTACATAGTGGTCGATGAGCATCCATGTCGGCATGATCCTTCACATGTTGTAACACATAGGATTCAGAGTACTGTTGTTCAGTTTGCTGATATTTTACTTAAAGCTCAATTTTCATTTGGAGGCAGCATTTCGGGCACCTATTTGCAAGAATTGAATATGACG GTTGCAAAGGAGATATCGTTTAATATTCGTGTTGACTGCTCCTTGACTGAACCTCATATTGCACAACTAATTTCAAAAGCACTTTCCCCAGATTCTGCTCTTTTCATTGGCAATAGCATGGCAATACGTGATGCAGATATGTATGGATGCAATTCTGTGAATCATGCTCCTAATGTTGCTGATTGGATATTGTCCTCAGAGGTACCATGTCACATGATACGTGTGGCTGGAAATAGGGGAGCTAGTGGGATTGATGGTTTGCTTAGCACAGCTGTTGGTTTTGCTGTTGGATGCAACAAACGA GTACTTTGTGTAATTGGTGATGTTTCTTTCCTGCATGATACGAATGGATTGGCAATTTTGAAACAGAG GACAATGCGGAAGCCAATGACGATAATTGTGATAAACAATCATGGTGGTGCAATCTTCAGTTTCCTTCCTATTGCTGATAGAACCGAGCAACGAACACTGGATCAATATTTCTATACCTCACATAACATTTCAATCCATAACTTGTGTTTGGCACATGG AGTGAATCATCAACGAGTAAACACGAAAATTGAACTTCAAGATGCTTTATTGTCACCTCAAAATGAAGACGTGGATCGTGTGATTGAAGTTGAGAGCTCAATTGGTGCCAATGCTACCTTCCACAG TACTCTGAGGAGTTTTGCATGTCAAGCAGCCAATCATGCTTTGAGTGTCCTTTCAAGGCTTTCTTTTCCAGATACTATACCATATGAATCTTTTACTTGCAAAATTCACAGGATGAAGTATTCACTTTATAG AATTCAATTGCGTGCTCCGCCTACATTTAGTTCTATGAACTATGAGAACCCTGAAACGTATAGAGAAGGTTTTATTCTGTCTTTGTTTCTTGAAGATGGAAGTGTTGGGTATGGTGAG GTTGCACCTCTTGATTTAAGCCAAGAAATCCTGCTGGATATAGAGGACCAACTTCGATTTCTTCTTCACATAATAGCTGGAGCAAGGATTAGCTATTGCCTTCCTATGCTGAAGGGTTCATTTTCTGCTTGGATCTGGAGTGCTTTAGGAATCCAG CCATGTTCACTGTTTCCAAGTGTAAGATGTGGTTTAGAAATGGCTATCCTCAATGCCATAGCATCAAGAAAAGGTTCTGGTTTGTTAAACATTCTTTATCCCCATGTAGAGAAAGAGGTTGGGATAAATGAAAGGTCATCAAGTGTTCAGATATGCGCCCTCGTTGATTCCAATGGAACTCCTGCTGAGGTTGCTTATATTGCCAGAACACTAGTTGAAGAAGGTTTTACTGCAATAAAGCTAAAA GTAGCACGCCGGGCGGATCCCATCCAGGATGCTGCAGTTATCCGACAAGTAAGAGATGCAGTTGGTCAAAAAATTGTACTCCGAGTTGATGCCAACCAAAACTGGACCTATGAAGAAGCAATCCAGTTTGGTTGTTTAGTGAAAAACTGTGACCTGCAATATATTGAG GAACCTGTGCAGAATGAAAATGATATCATAAAATATTGCGAAGAAACTGGCTTGCCTGTTGCTCTGGATGAGTCTATTGACAATCTCAAGGGAAATCCTCTAAATATGCTTATGAATTATACTCACCCTGGGATAGTCGCCGTT GTTATTAAGCCAAGTGTTGTTGGTGGATTTGAGAATACGACATTAATTGCACAATGGGCTCAACGGCTGGGGAAGATGGCTGTTGTAAGCTCTGCATTTGAGAGTAGCCTTGGTTTGTCAGCATGTATTCTTCTTTCATGTTATTTGGATCTCCAGAATGCAGATATATGCCGAGTGTTGAACAGAGAACTGGTTCCATCTGGAGCCCAAGGGCTTGGAACTTACAAGTGGCTTAAAGACGATGTAACAACTGATCCTCTTAGGATTTGCCGTAATTTATGCAGCGGTTCTGTAGGTGCTTCTGTTGCTGATGCTGCCCAACTTCTGctcaattttcaaattaatgacaatattATTCAGAGAAGTTTTACAGGGGAACAAGTTCGTAGATACATGCTTACTTTGGACTCAAAGAAGTGCTTTAGCAGTATCAAAGTACAAGAGGTTGGACAAAGAACGAAC GAGAATGTGATTGTATTTCTCCATGGATTTCTTGGAACTGGGGATGAGTGGATACCTATCATGAAAGCCATCTCGGGGTCAGCAAGATGCATTTCACTTGACCTACCTGGCCATGGGGGATCAAAGATGCAAAATCTTGATGGTAAAAAAGATGCATTGGAGCAAGATTTGTCGATTAAGGCTGTTGCTGATGTAATATGTAACTTGATTCAACAATTTACTTCTGGAAAAGTTACCCTTGTGGGATATTCTATGGGAGCTAGGATCTCGTTGTACATAGCCCAAAGGTTTGCGGATAAG GTTAAAGGAGCTGTCATAATATCTGGAAGCCCTGGCTTAAAAGATGCAGTAGCGAGAAAAATGCGCATGGCTAGGGATGACTCTAGGGCATACACCCTTGTAGCTCACGGTTTGCAACTCTTTGTGGACAGCTGGTATACTGGAGAGATGTGGAAGAG TTTGAGAAGCCATCCCCGCTTTGATCAAGTAATTGCCAGCCGCTTGCTGCATGATGATGTTCACATTCTTGCTAAATTGTTGTCTGATTTAAGCGTCGGAAGGCAACC GCCTTTGTGGGAAGACTTGAAGCAATGTAGAACACCTCTATTGTTCATAGTTGGGGAGAGAGATGAAAAGTTCAAGAAGATTGCTAAAGAAATGTGCGATGAAATCGGCACGACAAATATGATTTATGAGACTGTCGAGATCCCTGATTGTGGGCATGCCGTCCATTTGGAGAATCCGCTCCCTGTTATCCGTGCACTGAGACATTTCATAACGAAGCTAAAGAATGCTAATTGA
- the LOC119992272 gene encoding protein PHYLLO, chloroplastic isoform X2: MGIDFDTELSSVKLEAGSFYFFVPQIELDEHEDVSILAATLAWNDSLFWTFGLALDSCESSLFQATSHLWPTTERCHTICLKSALSKLTVVEDKTVSMVYMNALLLGRSNFGADPVDLREAPSSCQFCLRLSQSIGIASNMLDHASKMDYLTHNLTNINAVWASLIIEEFSRLGLTYFCVAPGSRSSPLAIAASEHPLTTCVSCFDERSLAFHAVGYARGSHTPAVIITSSGTAVSNLLPAVVEASQDFVPLLLLTADRPPELHNAGANQAINQVNHFGSFVRFFSSLPAPNDQIPARMVLTTLDSAVHLATSSPYGPVHINCPFREPLDSSPKKWMLSSLKGLDMWMASAEPFTRYIPVLHSHAWKDTCGQMAEVIKIIKEANNGLLLIGAIHSEDEIWTALLLAKHLSLPVVADILSGLRLRKLLSSFPKSEQEFLFVDHLDHALLSDSVKDWVDVDVIVQIGSRITSKRVSQKLEECFPCYYIVVDEHPCRHDPSHVVTHRIQSTVVQFADILLKAQFSFGGSISGTYLQELNMTVAKEISFNIRVDCSLTEPHIAQLISKALSPDSALFIGNSMAIRDADMYGCNSVNHAPNVADWILSSEVPCHMIRVAGNRGASGIDGLLSTAVGFAVGCNKRVLCVIGDVSFLHDTNGLAILKQRTMRKPMTIIVINNHGGAIFSFLPIADRTEQRTLDQYFYTSHNISIHNLCLAHGVNHQRVNTKIELQDALLSPQNEDVDRVIEVESSIGANATFHSTLRSFACQAANHALSVLSRLSFPDTIPYESFTCKIHRMKYSLYRIQLRAPPTFSSMNYENPETYREGFILSLFLEDGSVGYGEVAPLDLSQEILLDIEDQLRFLLHIIAGARISYCLPMLKGSFSAWIWSALGIQPCSLFPSVRCGLEMAILNAIASRKGSGLLNILYPHVEKEVGINERSSSVQICALVDSNGTPAEVAYIARTLVEEGFTAIKLKVARRADPIQDAAVIRQVRDAVGQKIVLRVDANQNWTYEEAIQFGCLVKNCDLQYIEEPVQNENDIIKYCEETGLPVALDESIDNLKGNPLNMLMNYTHPGIVAVVIKPSVVGGFENTTLIAQWAQRLGKMAVVSSAFESSLGLSACILLSCYLDLQNADICRVLNRELVPSGAQGLGTYKWLKDDVTTDPLRICRNLCSGSVGASVADAAQLLLNFQINDNIIQRSFTGEQVRRYMLTLDSKKCFSSIKVQEVGQRTNENVIVFLHGFLGTGDEWIPIMKAISGSARCISLDLPGHGGSKMQNLDGKKDALEQDLSIKAVADVICNLIQQFTSGKVTLVGYSMGARISLYIAQRFADKVKGAVIISGSPGLKDAVARKMRMARDDSRAYTLVAHGLQLFVDSWYTGEMWKSLRSHPRFDQVIASRLLHDDVHILAKLLSDLSVGRQPPLWEDLKQCRTPLLFIVGERDEKFKKIAKEMCDEIGTTNMIYETVEIPDCGHAVHLENPLPVIRALRHFITKLKNAN, encoded by the exons ATGGGTATTGATTTCGATACAGAGTTGTCTTCTGTAAAGCTTGAGGCTGgttctttttacttttttgttccTCAG ATAGAGTTAGATGAGCATGAGGATGTCTCTATTTTAGCAGCAACCTTGGCATGGAACGACTCCCTTTTTTGGACGTTTGGGCTGGCCCTTGATTCTTGTGAGTCTTCGCTGTTTCAG gCGACGTCTCATTTGTGGCCCACTACAGAGAGATGCCACACCATATGCCTAAAATCTGCTCTTAGCAAGCTCACTGTTGTGGAGGATAAAACTGTTTCAATG GTATACATGAATGCTCTCTTGTTGGGCCGAAGTAATTTTGGAGCCGACCCTGTGGATCTG AGAGAAGCTCCATCTTCCTGTCAGTTCTGTTTGCGGCTTTCCCAGAGCATTGGCATTGCCAGTAACATG TTGGATCATGCCAGTAAAATGGATTACTTGACTCACAACCTTACAAACATCAATGCTGTTTGGGCATCACTAATTATTGAAGAATTCTCTCGACTTGGTTTAACG TATTTCTGTGTGGCTCCAGGATCGAGATCATCTCCTCTTGCCATTGCTGCTTCGGAGCATCCCTTAACAACATGTGTTAGTTGCTTTGATGAGCGGTCCCTTGCATTTCATGCTGTTGGTTATGCAAGAGGATCTCATACACCTGCAGTTATCATAACATCATCCGGCACCGCAGTTTCGAATCTTCTTCCGGCC GTTGTGGAGGCCAGTCAGGATTTTGTACCACTTCTATTACTCACAGCTGATCGTCCTCCAGAGCTACACAATGCTGGAGCGAACCAAGCAATTAATCAG GTAAACCATTTTGGTTCATTTGTAAGATTCTTCAGCAGTCTTCCGGCTCCCAATGATCAAATTCCTGCACGGATGGTGCTTACCACGCTTGATTCTGCTGTACATTTGGCTACCTCTTCTCCATATGGACCAGTTCATATTAATTGTCCATTTAGGGAGCCTCTGGATAGTAGTCCAAAGAAATGGATGCTGAGCTCTTTGAAGGGATTGGATATGTGGATGGCCAGTGCTGAGCCATTTACTAGGTATATTCCAGTGCTACATTCTCATGCATGGAAGGATACTTGTGGCCAAATGGCAGAggttataaaaataattaaagaggCAAACAATGGGCTTCTACTCATTGGCGCAATCCATTCAGAGGATGAAATTTGGACAGCACTTCTCTTGGCTAAGCACCTTTCGTTGCCAGTTGTAGCTGACATCTTGTCTGGTTTAAGGTTGAGAAAGCTTTTGTCGTCTTTTCCCAAAAGTGAGCAGGAGTTTTTATTTGTTGATCATCTAGATCATGCTCTGCTCTCAGATTCTGTCAAGGATTGGGTAGATGTTGATGTAATCGTTCAG ATTGGGAGTCGGATAACAAGCAAGCGTGTTTCTCAGAAGCTGGAAGAGTGCTTTCCTTGCTATTACATAGTGGTCGATGAGCATCCATGTCGGCATGATCCTTCACATGTTGTAACACATAGGATTCAGAGTACTGTTGTTCAGTTTGCTGATATTTTACTTAAAGCTCAATTTTCATTTGGAGGCAGCATTTCGGGCACCTATTTGCAAGAATTGAATATGACG GTTGCAAAGGAGATATCGTTTAATATTCGTGTTGACTGCTCCTTGACTGAACCTCATATTGCACAACTAATTTCAAAAGCACTTTCCCCAGATTCTGCTCTTTTCATTGGCAATAGCATGGCAATACGTGATGCAGATATGTATGGATGCAATTCTGTGAATCATGCTCCTAATGTTGCTGATTGGATATTGTCCTCAGAGGTACCATGTCACATGATACGTGTGGCTGGAAATAGGGGAGCTAGTGGGATTGATGGTTTGCTTAGCACAGCTGTTGGTTTTGCTGTTGGATGCAACAAACGA GTACTTTGTGTAATTGGTGATGTTTCTTTCCTGCATGATACGAATGGATTGGCAATTTTGAAACAGAG GACAATGCGGAAGCCAATGACGATAATTGTGATAAACAATCATGGTGGTGCAATCTTCAGTTTCCTTCCTATTGCTGATAGAACCGAGCAACGAACACTGGATCAATATTTCTATACCTCACATAACATTTCAATCCATAACTTGTGTTTGGCACATGG AGTGAATCATCAACGAGTAAACACGAAAATTGAACTTCAAGATGCTTTATTGTCACCTCAAAATGAAGACGTGGATCGTGTGATTGAAGTTGAGAGCTCAATTGGTGCCAATGCTACCTTCCACAG TACTCTGAGGAGTTTTGCATGTCAAGCAGCCAATCATGCTTTGAGTGTCCTTTCAAGGCTTTCTTTTCCAGATACTATACCATATGAATCTTTTACTTGCAAAATTCACAGGATGAAGTATTCACTTTATAG AATTCAATTGCGTGCTCCGCCTACATTTAGTTCTATGAACTATGAGAACCCTGAAACGTATAGAGAAGGTTTTATTCTGTCTTTGTTTCTTGAAGATGGAAGTGTTGGGTATGGTGAG GTTGCACCTCTTGATTTAAGCCAAGAAATCCTGCTGGATATAGAGGACCAACTTCGATTTCTTCTTCACATAATAGCTGGAGCAAGGATTAGCTATTGCCTTCCTATGCTGAAGGGTTCATTTTCTGCTTGGATCTGGAGTGCTTTAGGAATCCAG CCATGTTCACTGTTTCCAAGTGTAAGATGTGGTTTAGAAATGGCTATCCTCAATGCCATAGCATCAAGAAAAGGTTCTGGTTTGTTAAACATTCTTTATCCCCATGTAGAGAAAGAGGTTGGGATAAATGAAAGGTCATCAAGTGTTCAGATATGCGCCCTCGTTGATTCCAATGGAACTCCTGCTGAGGTTGCTTATATTGCCAGAACACTAGTTGAAGAAGGTTTTACTGCAATAAAGCTAAAA GTAGCACGCCGGGCGGATCCCATCCAGGATGCTGCAGTTATCCGACAAGTAAGAGATGCAGTTGGTCAAAAAATTGTACTCCGAGTTGATGCCAACCAAAACTGGACCTATGAAGAAGCAATCCAGTTTGGTTGTTTAGTGAAAAACTGTGACCTGCAATATATTGAG GAACCTGTGCAGAATGAAAATGATATCATAAAATATTGCGAAGAAACTGGCTTGCCTGTTGCTCTGGATGAGTCTATTGACAATCTCAAGGGAAATCCTCTAAATATGCTTATGAATTATACTCACCCTGGGATAGTCGCCGTT GTTATTAAGCCAAGTGTTGTTGGTGGATTTGAGAATACGACATTAATTGCACAATGGGCTCAACGGCTGGGGAAGATGGCTGTTGTAAGCTCTGCATTTGAGAGTAGCCTTGGTTTGTCAGCATGTATTCTTCTTTCATGTTATTTGGATCTCCAGAATGCAGATATATGCCGAGTGTTGAACAGAGAACTGGTTCCATCTGGAGCCCAAGGGCTTGGAACTTACAAGTGGCTTAAAGACGATGTAACAACTGATCCTCTTAGGATTTGCCGTAATTTATGCAGCGGTTCTGTAGGTGCTTCTGTTGCTGATGCTGCCCAACTTCTGctcaattttcaaattaatgacaatattATTCAGAGAAGTTTTACAGGGGAACAAGTTCGTAGATACATGCTTACTTTGGACTCAAAGAAGTGCTTTAGCAGTATCAAAGTACAAGAGGTTGGACAAAGAACGAAC GAGAATGTGATTGTATTTCTCCATGGATTTCTTGGAACTGGGGATGAGTGGATACCTATCATGAAAGCCATCTCGGGGTCAGCAAGATGCATTTCACTTGACCTACCTGGCCATGGGGGATCAAAGATGCAAAATCTTGATGGTAAAAAAGATGCATTGGAGCAAGATTTGTCGATTAAGGCTGTTGCTGATGTAATATGTAACTTGATTCAACAATTTACTTCTGGAAAAGTTACCCTTGTGGGATATTCTATGGGAGCTAGGATCTCGTTGTACATAGCCCAAAGGTTTGCGGATAAG GTTAAAGGAGCTGTCATAATATCTGGAAGCCCTGGCTTAAAAGATGCAGTAGCGAGAAAAATGCGCATGGCTAGGGATGACTCTAGGGCATACACCCTTGTAGCTCACGGTTTGCAACTCTTTGTGGACAGCTGGTATACTGGAGAGATGTGGAAGAG TTTGAGAAGCCATCCCCGCTTTGATCAAGTAATTGCCAGCCGCTTGCTGCATGATGATGTTCACATTCTTGCTAAATTGTTGTCTGATTTAAGCGTCGGAAGGCAACC GCCTTTGTGGGAAGACTTGAAGCAATGTAGAACACCTCTATTGTTCATAGTTGGGGAGAGAGATGAAAAGTTCAAGAAGATTGCTAAAGAAATGTGCGATGAAATCGGCACGACAAATATGATTTATGAGACTGTCGAGATCCCTGATTGTGGGCATGCCGTCCATTTGGAGAATCCGCTCCCTGTTATCCGTGCACTGAGACATTTCATAACGAAGCTAAAGAATGCTAATTGA